From Gemmatimonadaceae bacterium, a single genomic window includes:
- a CDS encoding PspA/IM30 family protein yields MGLFDRLSSLIKSNINDLISSAENPEKMLNQILIDMRSQLAKAKQQVAAAIADERRLRDQVDSEYKEGQEWERRAMLAVQEGRDDLAKQALLRQNEHSSHAQQLEATWQAHQAETEKLKNSLRDLNDKIEEAKRKKNLLIARQKRAEAQKQIQQTMSSMSEKSAFEAFERMEAKIEDNERRMLANAEIDEEFSGDRLTKDFKVLEKGAVTNNADAQLLALKQKMGMLPQGAPAQNKQLGTGGNNRPAEETVHAEIEDDHSGAPGEGKKPA; encoded by the coding sequence ATGGGTCTTTTCGACCGTCTTTCATCGCTGATCAAATCCAACATCAACGATCTCATCTCCTCGGCGGAAAACCCCGAGAAGATGTTGAATCAGATTTTGATCGACATGCGTTCGCAGCTCGCCAAGGCCAAGCAGCAAGTGGCGGCGGCGATCGCTGACGAGCGCCGTTTGCGCGATCAGGTCGACAGCGAATATAAGGAAGGGCAGGAGTGGGAGCGGCGCGCCATGCTCGCCGTGCAGGAAGGCCGAGACGATCTCGCCAAGCAGGCGCTGCTGCGCCAGAACGAGCACTCGTCGCACGCGCAGCAGTTGGAGGCGACCTGGCAGGCGCATCAAGCGGAGACGGAGAAGCTCAAGAATTCGCTCCGTGATCTCAACGACAAAATCGAAGAGGCCAAGCGCAAGAAGAACCTGCTCATCGCGCGGCAGAAGCGGGCCGAGGCGCAGAAACAGATCCAGCAGACGATGTCGTCGATGTCGGAGAAGTCTGCGTTCGAGGCGTTCGAGCGGATGGAAGCAAAAATCGAAGACAACGAGCGCCGCATGCTGGCCAACGCCGAGATCGATGAAGAGTTCAGCGGCGACCGCCTAACGAAAGACTTCAAGGTGCTCGAGAAGGGCGCGGTGACCAACAACGCCGACGCGCAACTCCTCGCGCTCAAGCAAAAGATGGGCATGCTGCCGCAGGGCGCGCCGGCGCAGAACAAGCAGCTCGGCACCGGCGGCAACAATCGGCCGGCCGAAGAAACGGTGCACGCGGAAATCGAAGACGATCACAGCGGCGCACCCGGGGAGGGCAAGAAACCGGCGTGA